In a genomic window of Nitrospira sp. ND1:
- a CDS encoding cobyric acid synthase, whose product MPHPSRAKAIAILGTGSDVGKSMITSGLCRLLYRAGFRVAPFKAQNMSLNSFVTPEGGEIGRAQALQAEACGIPPHVDMNPILLKPESDSRAQIIVQGKVFATREARAYFARSRDSELFQPVERSYNRLASQYEVMVIEGAGSAAEVNLRDRDLVNWPVVEMADAQVVLVGDIDRGGVFAQIIGTLDLITPEERDRVCGIVINKFRGDAALFADGVRFLTERTGIPVLGILPFLRDLALDQEDSLDVDIRRQVAFQRDYINLAVILLPHMSNFTDFNALAGEPDVALRYAATPEEAAGADAILLPGSKTTLADLAYLRGKGFESLLHGHVHRGGEVVGICGGYQMLGRRIADPDAVESGGSGEGLGLLQVTTVLMREKITEQVEGRALYLGGPAAPPVRGYLIHMGRTDRHGHRACFELQGKEPSPAGPRDVTERDDAWLDGAMSDDGLVWGTYIHGLFDEPLCRRAWLNRLRIRKGLPAADMALSQQVNRQRSGAMDRWADHVERHLDLAPILAFLRQGGTV is encoded by the coding sequence ATGCCTCATCCTTCTCGTGCCAAAGCCATTGCGATTCTGGGGACCGGCTCTGATGTCGGGAAAAGCATGATCACGTCGGGGCTCTGCCGGCTGTTGTACCGCGCCGGGTTCCGCGTCGCGCCCTTCAAGGCGCAGAATATGTCGTTGAACTCCTTTGTCACGCCGGAGGGCGGTGAGATCGGGCGTGCTCAGGCTCTGCAAGCCGAAGCCTGTGGAATTCCCCCCCATGTGGATATGAATCCCATTCTGCTCAAGCCGGAATCCGATTCCAGGGCTCAGATCATCGTGCAGGGAAAAGTGTTTGCCACGCGCGAGGCCCGGGCCTATTTCGCGCGCAGCCGGGACTCTGAATTGTTCCAGCCGGTGGAACGCAGTTACAACCGCCTCGCCTCGCAGTATGAGGTCATGGTCATCGAAGGCGCCGGCAGCGCTGCAGAGGTCAATCTGCGAGATCGCGACCTGGTGAACTGGCCGGTCGTCGAGATGGCCGATGCCCAGGTAGTGTTGGTCGGGGATATCGATCGTGGCGGCGTGTTCGCACAGATTATCGGCACGCTCGATCTCATCACGCCGGAGGAGCGTGACCGGGTCTGCGGGATCGTCATCAACAAGTTCCGGGGAGACGCGGCGCTCTTTGCCGACGGCGTCCGTTTTTTGACGGAGCGGACAGGGATTCCTGTCCTGGGCATCTTGCCGTTTTTGCGCGACCTGGCACTCGATCAAGAGGACAGTCTGGACGTCGATATCCGACGACAGGTCGCGTTTCAGCGTGACTATATCAACCTGGCGGTGATCCTCCTGCCCCACATGAGCAACTTCACCGATTTCAATGCGCTGGCCGGTGAACCGGATGTGGCGTTGCGATATGCGGCGACCCCCGAAGAAGCGGCCGGGGCTGATGCGATTCTGCTTCCCGGTTCCAAAACCACATTGGCGGACCTCGCCTATCTGCGAGGCAAGGGGTTCGAATCACTCCTACATGGTCATGTCCACCGCGGGGGAGAAGTGGTCGGCATTTGCGGCGGGTATCAAATGTTGGGGCGCCGGATCGCCGATCCGGATGCGGTCGAATCAGGCGGGAGCGGCGAGGGGCTCGGCCTGCTGCAGGTGACGACGGTGTTGATGCGGGAGAAAATCACCGAGCAGGTCGAAGGGCGTGCCTTGTATCTCGGTGGGCCGGCGGCGCCACCGGTTCGAGGGTACTTGATTCACATGGGACGGACGGATCGACATGGACATCGAGCTTGCTTCGAACTGCAGGGCAAAGAACCGTCGCCCGCAGGCCCACGCGACGTCACCGAACGGGATGATGCGTGGCTCGACGGCGCGATGAGCGATGACGGTCTGGTCTGGGGGACCTACATCCATGGCCTGTTCGACGAGCCACTCTGTCGACGTGCATGGTTAAACCGGTTGCGTATCAGAAAAGGGCTTCCAGCCGCCGACATGGCCTTGTCGCAACAGGTGAACCGACAGCGATCCGGTGCGATGGATCGATGGGCCGATCACGTCGAACGACATCTAGATCTCGCCCCGATCCTGGCGTTCCTTCGTCAAGGTGGGACGGTCTAG
- a CDS encoding methyl-accepting chemotaxis protein, translated as MIGQGVKNQFQDMKTKTKLLVSFGLVSVIIMIMASVGVLTLRQLSTQSQTVYADYTVPLAEFAQMGTALTKHHQILLDIASATKQGDFAQEVTKLPPLKAQIDKVVNNYKSTTLRVSRSGRDEAKDLTLFEPALKKYFQDADGALSAMADSFDRNVLSSTQAEQMRALGILALTVNLTPSFENAVKRHNEQVTAIEAVAKDLNDDAQSLANNGTLILVAGGLVAVALGLFVGYLLATFLSRSISHIANVATQAAGGNLQARAKIQSHDELGQMATAFNSMLDRITALVSTEEERDLMQKRLMQFLVLVSEVGKGDLTRRGEVTADMFGNLADGFNLMIARFGQLLKQVREAADRVNKSAGTLRDSAGQMSGTARVQAEESVRTLGAVEQLAAGMRQVATTAGASSDSAKQVLSATERGNVAVQETVRDMQSIRSAVQRMSKQVKGLGDRSLEISQIVSTIRDIANQTNLLALNAAIEAAGAGEAGARFAVVADQVRKLAESSTQATREIADLVKVIQTETQDAVVAMEHETQAVEAGSASALRTGDVFAEISDIAKRSSELAQNIASAASEQTASTEKVGRAIKEFTGGAVATQKQTDSTRLTIEDMAKLAEGLNSSVAQFKLA; from the coding sequence ATGATCGGGCAAGGCGTCAAGAATCAATTTCAGGACATGAAAACAAAGACGAAGCTGCTGGTCAGCTTCGGTCTCGTGAGTGTCATCATCATGATCATGGCCAGCGTCGGTGTGCTCACCCTGCGCCAACTCAGCACCCAGTCGCAAACGGTGTATGCGGACTATACGGTGCCGTTGGCTGAGTTCGCCCAGATGGGAACCGCGTTGACCAAACATCACCAGATTCTGCTGGATATCGCGTCCGCCACCAAACAAGGCGACTTCGCCCAGGAAGTGACCAAGTTGCCGCCCCTGAAGGCCCAGATCGACAAGGTGGTGAACAACTATAAGAGCACGACGCTGCGCGTATCGCGATCGGGCCGGGACGAGGCGAAGGATCTGACCCTCTTTGAGCCGGCATTGAAAAAATACTTTCAGGATGCCGACGGCGCACTGAGCGCCATGGCGGATAGCTTCGATCGTAACGTCCTGTCATCGACGCAAGCGGAGCAAATGCGGGCCCTCGGTATCCTGGCCTTAACGGTCAATTTGACGCCCTCATTCGAAAATGCCGTCAAACGCCACAATGAGCAGGTTACGGCCATCGAGGCCGTCGCCAAGGACCTCAACGATGATGCGCAAAGCCTGGCCAACAACGGTACCCTGATTCTGGTGGCCGGCGGTCTGGTCGCCGTGGCCCTCGGATTGTTCGTCGGATATCTGCTCGCCACATTCCTCTCCCGGAGCATCAGCCACATCGCCAATGTCGCGACGCAGGCCGCCGGCGGCAATCTGCAGGCCCGCGCGAAGATTCAGTCGCACGATGAGTTGGGCCAGATGGCCACCGCGTTCAACTCCATGCTCGATCGTATTACCGCCCTGGTGTCGACGGAGGAAGAGCGCGACCTGATGCAGAAACGGCTCATGCAATTCCTCGTGCTGGTCTCCGAAGTCGGTAAAGGAGACTTGACCCGGCGAGGCGAAGTGACGGCCGACATGTTCGGCAACCTTGCGGACGGGTTCAACCTCATGATCGCGCGGTTCGGACAATTGTTGAAGCAGGTGCGCGAGGCGGCTGATCGGGTGAACAAGTCAGCCGGTACCCTGCGGGATTCAGCCGGTCAAATGTCCGGAACAGCCCGGGTGCAGGCGGAAGAATCCGTGCGTACGCTGGGCGCGGTCGAACAGTTGGCCGCCGGTATGCGTCAAGTGGCCACTACGGCCGGCGCATCCTCCGACTCCGCCAAGCAGGTGCTGTCGGCCACGGAACGCGGCAACGTCGCGGTGCAGGAAACCGTGCGCGACATGCAGAGCATCCGGTCGGCGGTGCAACGTATGTCCAAGCAGGTGAAGGGCCTCGGTGACCGTTCACTCGAAATTTCACAGATCGTGTCGACGATCCGCGATATCGCCAATCAAACGAACCTGCTCGCGCTCAACGCCGCCATTGAGGCGGCCGGCGCGGGTGAGGCCGGCGCACGATTCGCCGTCGTCGCCGACCAGGTCAGAAAGCTGGCGGAAAGCTCCACGCAAGCCACACGTGAAATCGCCGACCTCGTGAAAGTGATTCAAACGGAAACGCAGGATGCCGTGGTGGCCATGGAGCATGAAACGCAGGCGGTGGAAGCCGGATCCGCTTCGGCTCTCCGGACCGGCGACGTGTTCGCTGAAATTTCAGACATTGCGAAACGGTCTTCCGAGTTGGCCCAGAACATCGCGAGCGCGGCGTCCGAACAGACCGCCTCGACGGAAAAAGTCGGTCGAGCCATTAAGGAGTTCACGGGCGGCGCCGTGGCGACGCAGAAGCAGACGGACTCGACGCGACTCACGATCGAAGACATGGCAAAACTGGCCGAAGGCCTCAACTCTTCGGTCGCTCAGTTCAAGCTCGCGTAA
- a CDS encoding adenosylcobinamide amidohydrolase, translating into MTMWPDGFTTRYRIAKDTLILDLGTRMRVLSSAPRGGGLRTTRYIVNHQVSSNPVRQATHSKWEHPARYLKRIAVDLGVDPDCVGLMTAVPMKQVVTCREAQDGIWVECFATVGVTNAVRAGEPPPREEADSTVRRAGTINLMVVTNACLAVPALVCAVQVVTESKTGVLRDHAVPSWTGRPGATGTGTDAVVVACALRGSAPRSDYAGTHTPIGSLIGRVVAECLTQGLARATEWAATHRT; encoded by the coding sequence ATGACGATGTGGCCGGATGGTTTCACCACTCGCTACCGAATTGCCAAGGACACGCTCATCCTCGATCTGGGAACCCGCATGCGGGTGTTGTCGTCCGCTCCAAGGGGGGGAGGGCTTCGAACGACGCGCTACATAGTGAATCATCAGGTGTCCTCCAATCCTGTTCGGCAGGCGACTCACTCGAAGTGGGAACATCCTGCCCGTTACCTCAAGCGAATCGCGGTGGATTTGGGAGTGGATCCCGATTGTGTCGGCCTGATGACGGCAGTTCCGATGAAACAGGTTGTGACGTGCCGTGAGGCGCAGGATGGAATCTGGGTCGAGTGTTTTGCCACCGTCGGTGTCACCAACGCGGTGCGGGCAGGTGAGCCGCCGCCGCGAGAAGAAGCTGACAGCACGGTCCGTCGAGCCGGGACGATCAATCTGATGGTGGTCACCAATGCCTGCCTCGCCGTGCCGGCCCTGGTCTGTGCGGTACAGGTGGTGACGGAGAGCAAGACCGGAGTGCTGCGTGACCATGCGGTGCCCAGTTGGACCGGTCGTCCCGGCGCGACCGGCACGGGGACGGACGCCGTGGTTGTCGCCTGTGCCCTGCGGGGGAGCGCTCCCCGGTCGGACTATGCCGGAACCCATACTCCGATCGGATCCTTGATCGGACGGGTCGTCGCCGAGTGCCTCACGCAAGGTCTGGCGCGCGCGACAGAGTGGGCGGCAACACATCGCACGTAA
- a CDS encoding chemotaxis protein CheW gives MSDVPTIQAHSSDSTPAHGPSSPSRSSAASIEGTLRMCVLTLGGELFAIDLRHVSEVFEVEAVTVVPSMPGLLTGVTNLRGTVITLVDLRGSLGLPVTGTVLPFAVVIRHGSRQVGMLVDHVPEIHTVSREHLLPAMQAGPAGARPCVSAVLRLDERLGGVLEVPQVFAQVDGGSAILSIA, from the coding sequence ATGAGCGACGTGCCAACGATCCAGGCTCACTCCTCGGACTCAACTCCGGCTCACGGACCCTCCAGCCCATCGAGGTCTTCTGCCGCGTCGATCGAAGGCACGCTGCGTATGTGTGTCCTCACGCTGGGAGGCGAGTTGTTCGCCATCGATCTCCGCCACGTCAGTGAAGTGTTTGAGGTGGAAGCGGTCACCGTCGTGCCCAGCATGCCGGGCCTGTTGACCGGAGTGACCAATCTCCGGGGAACGGTCATTACCCTCGTCGATTTGCGAGGAAGCCTGGGCCTGCCCGTGACCGGGACCGTGCTGCCTTTCGCGGTCGTGATTCGCCATGGCAGCCGACAGGTGGGAATGCTCGTCGATCACGTTCCTGAAATTCACACCGTCAGTCGCGAGCACCTGTTGCCGGCCATGCAAGCGGGACCGGCGGGGGCGCGTCCTTGTGTCTCGGCTGTGCTTCGCCTGGATGAACGTCTGGGTGGAGTACTGGAGGTGCCGCAGGTCTTTGCACAGGTTGACGGAGGGAGTGCGATATTGTCGATCGCGTAA
- the cbiB gene encoding adenosylcobinamide-phosphate synthase CbiB: protein MTGGELVLAAALDVVAGDPRWLPHPVRGMGVVISWFDDQVRTFCRSDQSLQIAGACLALGLPAAVYAAATWLIAQAAAFSPLLGQLVGIGLAYTTLAGRDLFDHVQAVSRELQQGNLAGAREAVARIVGRDSATLEEPEIVRATVETIAESTADGIIAPLVYLSLGGAPLALAYKAVNTLDSMVGHHDERYEHFGWASARLDDVMNWVPARLTGGFIALASGLATAQWHRVQDSWYILHRDGDKHPSPNSGMPEAAMAGGLGVQLGGRNYYDGVAHEGELIGDAGTALTSGHIDQATGIVVVAAGLGLFFALLSLWVS, encoded by the coding sequence ATGACCGGCGGCGAGTTGGTACTGGCGGCGGCGCTGGATGTCGTGGCGGGAGATCCCCGTTGGTTGCCTCATCCGGTGCGGGGCATGGGCGTGGTCATTTCCTGGTTCGATGATCAGGTCAGAACATTCTGCCGGAGTGATCAATCCTTACAAATCGCCGGGGCCTGTCTCGCGCTGGGGTTACCGGCGGCGGTCTATGCGGCGGCCACCTGGCTGATTGCGCAGGCGGCTGCATTTTCTCCGCTCCTCGGACAACTGGTCGGCATCGGCCTGGCCTATACCACACTGGCGGGCCGGGACCTCTTCGATCATGTCCAGGCAGTCAGTCGTGAGCTGCAGCAGGGGAATCTTGCCGGAGCGCGTGAGGCCGTGGCCAGGATCGTCGGCCGGGACAGCGCCACGTTGGAGGAACCGGAAATCGTGCGCGCCACGGTGGAGACGATCGCCGAAAGCACCGCCGACGGCATTATTGCGCCGCTCGTCTACCTCTCCCTTGGCGGCGCGCCGCTCGCGCTGGCCTACAAGGCGGTGAATACGCTCGACTCGATGGTGGGACACCACGATGAGCGGTATGAACATTTCGGCTGGGCCTCTGCCCGATTGGACGATGTGATGAATTGGGTGCCTGCCCGGCTGACTGGCGGCTTCATCGCGCTGGCTTCGGGTCTGGCGACCGCTCAGTGGCATCGTGTGCAGGACAGTTGGTACATCCTGCATCGGGACGGCGACAAACATCCCAGCCCGAACAGCGGCATGCCGGAAGCGGCCATGGCCGGTGGATTGGGCGTGCAACTCGGCGGGCGGAATTATTACGACGGTGTGGCTCACGAGGGTGAATTGATCGGTGATGCCGGCACCGCGTTGACGTCCGGGCACATCGATCAGGCCACTGGCATTGTGGTGGTCGCTGCCGGACTGGGGCTTTTCTTTGCGCTGCTCTCCCTATGGGTATCATGA
- the cobS gene encoding adenosylcobinamide-GDP ribazoletransferase, with the protein MTRPFVFAWHFLTAIPISRSHHAPSSAELATSMAWYSTVGLLIGGFLAAADQGLRLFLAAEVVNVLLIVLLVLMTRGLHQDGLADTVDGLAGGRTAADRLRIMRDPSVGALGATGLFLSLLLRYAGLLALPQPVRLPVLLCMPALGRWAMVSVAWASPYARSEGGLAAAFLTHLSWQHVLLSSLVLACALMAGMGVIAATATIASGALVVVVVRRGCRAWFGGVTGDLLGATNELIEILFLLLIPVLVMAR; encoded by the coding sequence ATGACCAGACCCTTTGTGTTTGCCTGGCATTTCCTCACGGCGATTCCGATCAGCCGGAGCCACCATGCGCCGTCGTCCGCGGAGTTGGCTACGTCGATGGCCTGGTACTCCACGGTCGGGCTTCTGATCGGCGGATTTCTCGCGGCGGCTGACCAGGGCTTGCGCTTGTTTTTGGCGGCCGAGGTGGTGAATGTTTTGCTGATCGTGCTACTGGTGCTCATGACACGCGGGCTGCATCAAGACGGGCTGGCGGACACTGTAGATGGACTGGCCGGCGGGCGAACCGCGGCAGATCGGCTGCGCATCATGCGCGATCCGAGCGTCGGGGCACTGGGTGCGACCGGTCTCTTTCTCTCGCTGCTGTTGCGGTATGCCGGATTGCTCGCCCTCCCTCAACCGGTTCGTCTTCCCGTGCTGCTCTGTATGCCGGCGCTGGGCCGTTGGGCGATGGTCTCAGTCGCCTGGGCGTCTCCCTATGCCAGGAGCGAAGGCGGGCTAGCGGCCGCGTTTTTGACTCATCTCTCCTGGCAGCATGTGTTGCTCTCGAGTCTCGTGTTGGCCTGTGCGCTGATGGCCGGAATGGGAGTGATTGCGGCAACGGCGACTATCGCATCGGGAGCCTTGGTGGTGGTCGTGGTTCGGCGCGGTTGTCGGGCATGGTTCGGCGGAGTGACGGGAGATCTGTTGGGTGCCACGAATGAATTGATCGAAATTCTCTTCCTCTTGTTGATCCCGGTGTTGGTGATGGCGCGATGA
- the cobT gene encoding nicotinate-nucleotide--dimethylbenzimidazole phosphoribosyltransferase, translating to MTLQEVLTRIQPVDQAIAAQTQARLDRLTKPLGSLGRLEETAVRYATITGEVKPAVPRGVVFTFAADHGVATEGVSAYPREVTPQMVLNFLRGGAGVNVLARHAGVEVRVVDIGVAYDFGSVPGLIHKKVMAGTNNLLVESAMSRDQAVQALQVGIEVATEAAREGIGLIGTGEMGIGNTTPSAAITAVMTGRPVAEVTGRGTGIDEAGHARKVGVIEQALDRHRPNRADAIDVLAKVGGLEIAGLAGLILGAAAARVPVVLDGFIAGAAALIAVGLQPLCRDYLIASHRSVERGHQAILEHLRLKPLLDLDLRLGEGTGACLGMSLVQASIKILTEMATFEEAGVSQRD from the coding sequence ATGACGCTCCAGGAAGTGTTGACACGCATTCAACCGGTGGATCAGGCGATCGCAGCGCAGACGCAAGCGCGCCTGGATCGGTTGACCAAACCTCTCGGTAGTCTGGGGCGGCTGGAAGAAACCGCGGTGCGTTATGCCACGATCACGGGCGAAGTGAAACCGGCTGTGCCGCGCGGAGTCGTGTTTACGTTTGCGGCCGACCATGGTGTGGCGACTGAAGGGGTGAGCGCCTATCCGCGCGAAGTCACGCCGCAAATGGTGCTGAATTTCCTGCGTGGCGGCGCCGGCGTGAATGTGCTCGCGCGTCACGCCGGAGTCGAGGTGCGGGTGGTGGATATTGGAGTCGCCTACGACTTTGGGTCGGTCCCCGGCCTGATTCACAAGAAGGTGATGGCGGGAACCAACAATCTCCTGGTGGAATCCGCCATGAGTCGTGACCAGGCGGTGCAAGCATTGCAGGTCGGGATCGAGGTGGCTACGGAGGCTGCGCGTGAGGGGATCGGTTTGATCGGGACCGGCGAGATGGGCATCGGCAACACGACGCCGAGTGCAGCGATCACAGCAGTCATGACCGGGCGGCCGGTGGCTGAGGTCACGGGTCGAGGAACCGGCATCGATGAGGCGGGCCATGCCCGCAAAGTCGGCGTCATTGAGCAGGCGCTCGACCGGCATCGTCCGAACCGGGCCGACGCCATCGATGTGCTCGCGAAGGTCGGCGGTCTGGAGATTGCCGGTTTGGCCGGGCTGATCCTGGGTGCGGCGGCAGCACGAGTCCCTGTGGTGTTAGATGGGTTCATTGCCGGCGCTGCGGCGTTGATCGCGGTGGGGTTGCAGCCGCTCTGTCGGGACTATCTGATCGCCTCGCACCGTTCGGTGGAACGTGGTCATCAGGCGATTCTGGAGCATCTGCGCTTGAAGCCGCTGCTCGATCTCGATCTGCGGTTAGGCGAAGGGACTGGAGCCTGCCTCGGGATGAGCCTCGTGCAGGCGTCGATCAAGATTCTTACCGAGATGGCGACGTTCGAGGAAGCGGGTGTCTCGCAACGTGACTGA
- a CDS encoding response regulator transcription factor, with translation MSKIVVVDDSYAELQLIEGYLKSANHTVVSYPNTDKLEDKLALDKPDLIVLDVVMPGRNGFQACRDLKSDDRFKGIPIVLCTSKGQESDKFWGQQQGANGYVVKPFKAEDLVAAVKRALN, from the coding sequence ATGAGCAAGATCGTTGTCGTCGATGATTCGTACGCCGAACTGCAGTTGATCGAAGGCTATTTGAAGTCTGCCAATCACACAGTCGTGTCGTATCCGAACACCGACAAACTCGAGGACAAACTGGCGTTGGATAAGCCGGACCTGATCGTGCTGGATGTCGTGATGCCCGGGCGTAACGGGTTCCAGGCCTGCCGCGACCTGAAAAGCGATGACCGCTTCAAGGGCATCCCGATCGTCCTCTGCACGTCCAAGGGGCAGGAAAGCGACAAATTCTGGGGCCAACAGCAGGGTGCCAACGGGTACGTGGTGAAGCCGTTTAAAGCCGAAGATCTGGTCGCCGCAGTCAAACGGGCGTTGAACTAA
- the cobD gene encoding threonine-phosphate decarboxylase CobD, with protein sequence MGIMTRIGHGGDVYAAARELGRDLHRLLDFSASINPLGPSPAAVRTLRTAEVLLGHYPDPACWALRQALAAYWKRPSEEFLVGNGSTELIHLLPRTLGIRHLLLIGPTFSEYAEAMTRAGGRVTMLMADRADGYRPPLESVLAALQKRRQSASGASPIDAVLLCNPNSPTGRACEAAAVRKCARLVARRGLWCIVDETFAEYADHASILSEPLPPRTVVLRSFTKFYGLPGLRVGYATAKPAVIARIAAQQPPWSVNMLAQRTAVAALKDVRHAGRSLRFMERERTRVQKALTRLPGCTVFPSAANFLLIEVPVGQKATAVVAALRRQGLLIRDCSQVPGLNDRSVRVAVRPRADNDRLLRTLSVLLHKGGA encoded by the coding sequence ATGGGTATCATGACGCGCATCGGTCATGGCGGGGATGTGTATGCGGCGGCCCGTGAGTTAGGGCGAGATCTCCATCGACTCCTGGATTTCAGCGCCAGCATCAATCCCTTGGGACCGTCTCCCGCCGCAGTGCGAACCCTGCGGACAGCCGAGGTGTTGCTCGGTCATTATCCGGACCCGGCTTGTTGGGCACTGCGGCAGGCGCTGGCCGCGTATTGGAAACGCCCGAGTGAGGAGTTTCTGGTCGGCAACGGATCGACCGAGTTGATCCATCTCCTTCCCAGGACATTGGGGATCAGACATCTCCTGCTGATCGGCCCGACCTTTTCCGAATATGCTGAAGCGATGACACGCGCCGGGGGACGGGTCACCATGCTGATGGCGGATCGTGCCGACGGATATCGTCCTCCGCTGGAGTCGGTCCTCGCGGCGTTGCAGAAGCGGCGGCAGTCTGCGAGCGGCGCCTCTCCTATTGATGCAGTACTCCTCTGCAATCCCAACAGCCCGACCGGTCGCGCCTGCGAGGCTGCCGCGGTAAGGAAGTGTGCGCGTCTGGTGGCTCGCCGGGGGCTCTGGTGTATCGTGGACGAAACCTTCGCCGAATATGCGGATCACGCGTCGATCTTGTCAGAGCCTCTTCCCCCACGGACCGTCGTGCTGCGCAGCTTTACCAAGTTCTATGGGTTGCCCGGACTGCGTGTGGGCTATGCCACGGCGAAGCCTGCTGTGATTGCCAGAATCGCGGCGCAGCAGCCGCCCTGGTCGGTGAACATGTTGGCGCAGCGAACTGCGGTCGCCGCCTTGAAAGATGTGCGACACGCCGGGCGAAGCCTTCGTTTCATGGAGCGGGAGCGAACCCGCGTTCAGAAGGCACTGACCCGGTTGCCCGGTTGCACGGTCTTTCCCTCTGCCGCCAATTTTCTGCTGATAGAGGTGCCGGTCGGGCAGAAAGCGACCGCCGTGGTGGCCGCGCTTCGCCGGCAGGGACTCCTGATAAGGGATTGTTCGCAAGTGCCTGGATTGAATGACCGTTCGGTGCGCGTCGCAGTGCGTCCCAGGGCCGACAATGATCGCCTCCTGCGAACCCTGTCGGTTCTCCTTCACAAGGGTGGCGCATGA
- a CDS encoding DUF3365 domain-containing protein — protein sequence MAKHIIKRIVMAALTVTCMGAAAPASANTEVETAELLIKLLQVGRGVISEYQATINDASKGDKGFSGDFVSNQVIERFRKATKIDLSRPATVPQAPLFLAMVESEKEVIDEAQPVINKQGVGFKGIIPAVFARKSGERFYRKTGIRVKLTGTDYRFPSNRPDEFESEVLRIFADTRHPKGQPYSKTTMLDGKPVLRMMDPEYAASTCLSCHGDPKGERDITGAKKEGWHEGDLAGAISIVIPMR from the coding sequence ATGGCGAAACATATCATCAAGAGAATCGTGATGGCTGCATTGACCGTGACCTGCATGGGCGCGGCTGCTCCCGCGTCGGCCAATACCGAGGTGGAAACGGCCGAGTTGCTCATCAAGTTGTTGCAAGTCGGTCGTGGGGTGATTTCCGAATACCAAGCCACGATCAATGACGCCAGCAAGGGCGACAAAGGGTTTAGCGGCGACTTTGTGTCCAATCAGGTGATTGAACGATTTCGCAAAGCCACCAAGATCGATCTGAGCCGGCCCGCCACGGTTCCGCAAGCGCCGCTTTTTCTCGCCATGGTGGAATCCGAAAAAGAAGTCATCGACGAGGCGCAGCCCGTCATCAATAAGCAGGGCGTCGGCTTCAAAGGGATTATCCCCGCCGTCTTCGCCCGCAAGTCCGGCGAACGGTTCTATCGGAAGACCGGAATTCGTGTGAAGTTGACGGGCACCGACTATCGGTTTCCGAGCAATCGGCCGGACGAGTTTGAGTCGGAAGTGTTGAGAATTTTTGCCGACACGCGCCATCCGAAAGGCCAGCCGTACAGCAAGACCACGATGTTGGACGGGAAGCCGGTACTGCGCATGATGGATCCGGAATATGCCGCGAGCACGTGCCTGAGTTGCCATGGCGACCCGAAAGGGGAGCGCGACATCACCGGCGCCAAGAAAGAAGGATGGCACGAGGGCGATCTGGCCGGTGCGATCAGCATCGTGATTCCGATGCGATAG
- the cobU gene encoding bifunctional adenosylcobinamide kinase/adenosylcobinamide-phosphate guanylyltransferase encodes MKKHSATGSHLILVLGGAASGKSEAALDQAGRRGPRAFVATGQALDDEMKARIARHRETRPTDWITAEVPRDLAAWFRTEGQAYRTVVVDCLTLWLSNVCGRRIAGQEMVPRVEAVLQAIRGTQARVVLVSNELGFGLVPTSRSARAFRDVAGRVNQQIAAAADEVYFVVSGQSLKLK; translated from the coding sequence ATGAAGAAGCACTCGGCCACAGGATCCCATCTTATTCTGGTGCTTGGCGGCGCCGCCTCGGGAAAAAGTGAGGCAGCGCTAGATCAGGCGGGCCGTCGAGGCCCGAGGGCCTTTGTCGCGACCGGGCAGGCGCTGGACGATGAAATGAAGGCGCGTATTGCGCGGCACCGCGAGACCCGTCCCACCGACTGGATCACCGCCGAGGTGCCGCGTGACCTGGCTGCCTGGTTTCGAACGGAAGGACAGGCCTATCGCACCGTCGTGGTGGATTGCCTCACACTCTGGTTGAGCAACGTGTGCGGGCGTCGCATTGCCGGGCAGGAGATGGTCCCTCGTGTGGAAGCAGTGCTGCAGGCTATTCGCGGCACCCAGGCGCGGGTCGTGTTGGTGAGCAACGAATTGGGCTTCGGGCTGGTACCGACGAGTCGCAGTGCGCGCGCGTTTCGCGATGTCGCCGGTCGGGTCAACCAACAGATCGCGGCAGCGGCCGACGAAGTCTACTTTGTCGTCAGCGGCCAGTCGCTCAAACTCAAATGA